A stretch of Oculatellaceae cyanobacterium DNA encodes these proteins:
- a CDS encoding 2-phosphosulfolactate phosphatase family protein, with product MKLFIYHTPELTPGSEVPECAIAVDVLRATTTMATALNAGAEAVQVFSDLEKLMQVSEEWQPDKRLRAGERGGSKVAGCDLGNSPLDCTPEVVQGKRLFITTTNGTRALQRVQDASIVLAAALINRATVVDYVLSQQPETVWIVGSGWEGSYSLEDTVCAGAIAHSLLTQLNCPLNELAGNDEVIAAIALYRQWQDNLLEMFHHASHGQRLLRLNCHEDLKYCSQTDILDVLPIQREPGVLIKKA from the coding sequence GTGAAGCTATTTATTTACCACACCCCCGAACTTACCCCTGGATCTGAAGTGCCAGAATGTGCGATCGCTGTTGATGTCCTCCGCGCTACAACTACAATGGCAACAGCACTCAATGCAGGTGCAGAAGCAGTGCAAGTCTTCAGCGATCTAGAGAAACTGATGCAAGTCAGTGAAGAATGGCAACCAGATAAGCGTCTACGCGCTGGAGAAAGAGGCGGAAGCAAAGTAGCAGGTTGTGACTTGGGTAACTCTCCCCTCGACTGCACCCCAGAAGTTGTTCAAGGCAAACGCTTATTCATTACCACTACCAATGGCACCCGCGCCTTACAGCGAGTGCAAGATGCTTCCATAGTGTTAGCAGCAGCATTAATTAATCGCGCCACCGTTGTAGACTATGTGTTATCCCAACAACCAGAAACAGTTTGGATAGTCGGTTCTGGTTGGGAAGGCAGTTATTCCTTAGAAGATACAGTTTGTGCAGGTGCGATCGCGCACAGCTTACTAACACAACTTAACTGTCCGTTGAACGAACTAGCGGGAAATGATGAAGTTATCGCTGCGATCGCACTTTATCGCCAATGGCAAGATAACTTACTAGAAATGTTCCACCATGCCAGTCACGGTCAACGCTTGCTGCGCCTCAATTGCCATGAGGACTTAAAATATTGCTCTCAAACTGATATTTTGGATGTTTTACCTATCCAAAGAGAACCAGGAGTTTTAATCAAAAAAGCCTAA